A genomic segment from Juglans regia cultivar Chandler chromosome 14, Walnut 2.0, whole genome shotgun sequence encodes:
- the LOC109008762 gene encoding histone deacetylase 9: MRSKDRISYFYDGDVGSVYFGPNHPMKPHRLCMTHHLVLSYELHQKMEVYRPHKAYPVELAQFHSADYVDFLHRITPDTQHMFSDELVKYNLGEDCPVFENLFEFCQIYAGGTIDAARRLNNQLCDIAINWAGGLHHAKKCEASGFCYINDLVLGILELLKHHARVLYIDIDVHHGDGVEEAFYFTDRVMTVSFHKYGDMFFPGTGDVKETGEREGKYYAINVPLKDGIDDTSFTRLFKSIISKVVETYVPGAIVLQCGADSLAGDRLGCFNLSIDGHAECVRFVKKFNLPLLVTGGGGYTKENVARCWTVETGVLLDTELPNEIPDNEYIKYFSPEYSLRIPNGHIENLNSKSYLGTIKMQVFENLRSIQHAPGVQMQEVPPDFYIPDFDEDEQNPDERMDQHTQDKQIQRDDEYYEGDHDNDQNMEDV; encoded by the exons ATGCGTTCCAAGGACAGAATCTCCTACTTTTACGACG GGGATGTGGGTAGTGTTTATTTTGGCCCAAACCATCCGATGAAGCCACACCGGCTTTGTATGACCCACCATCTCGTCCTCTCCTACGAGCTCCACCAGAAGATGGAAGTATAT CGGCCTCACAAGGCATACCCAGTTGAGCTTGCTCAATTCCATTCAGCTGATTATGTTGACTTTTTACACCGGATTACACCTGACACTCAACACATGTTCTCAGATGAATtagtaaaat ATAATCTTGGAGAAGATTGCCCTGTATTTGAAAACTTGTTTGAGTTTTGTCAAATTTATGCTGGTGGAACTATAG ATGCCGCACGCAGATTGAACAATCAACTTTGTGATATTGCTATAAATTGGGCTGGTGGATTACACCATGCAAAGAAGTGTGAGGCATCCGGCTTTTGCTACATCAATGACTTGGTTTTGGGAATCTTGGAGCTTCTAAAACATCATGCCCGTGTTTTGTATATTGATATAGACGTGCATCATGGGGATGGTGTAGAAGAAGCCTTTTATTTCACTGACAG GGTGATGACTGTTAGTTTTCACAAGTATGGGGATATGTTTTTTCCAGGAACCGGTGATGTTAAG GAAACAGGAGAAAGAGAAGGCAAGTATTATGCCATAAATGTCCCACTCAAGGATGGAATAGATGACACTAGCTTCACTAGACTTTTTAAAAGT ATTATTTCCAAGGTTGTTGAAACATATGTCCCAGGTGCAATAGTTCTCCAATGTGGGGCAGATTCGCTTGCTGGGGACCGCTTGGGCTGCTTCAATCTCTCCATTGATG GGCATGCCGAATGCGTTAGGTTTGTGAAGAAATTTAATTTGCCGTTACTG GTAACTGGAGGTGGGGGATATACAAAAGAGAACGTTGCTCGATGTTGGACTGTGGAAACCGGAGTTCTTCTTGATACAGAACTTCCCAATG AGATCCCTGACAACgagtatattaaatatttttctccagAATACTCATTGAGGATTCCAAATGGGCACATA GAAAACTTAAATAGCAAATCATACCTTGGCACAATAAAAATGCAAGTCTTCGAAAACCTTCGAAGCATCCAACATGCTCCCGGTGTACAAATGCAAGAG GTTCCACCCGACTTTTACATTCCTGACTTCGATGAAGATGAGCAAAACCCTGATGAGCGCATGGATC aaCACACTCAAGACAAGCAGATACAACGTGATGATGAATATTACGAAGGAGACCATGATAACGATCAGAATATGGAGGATGTATAA
- the LOC109008761 gene encoding putative low molecular weight protein-tyrosine-phosphatase slr0328: MRALQSRLSCPLNLQCGHFFHPRALSLKPRIPVLLPPTQYPPLQNSILSRVPCRPTSSFSFGSLIKASMASSATPDTDAETATKPFSVLFVCLGNICRSPAAEGVFTDLVKKRGLDSKFNIDSAGTINYHEGNQADPRMRAASKRRGVEITSISRPIRPSDFRDFDLILAMDRQNREDILEAFNRWKFRETLPADAHKKVKLMCSYCKEHDETEVPDPYYGGPQGFEKVLDLLEDACGSLLDSILAENKQIEDS, from the exons ATGAGGGCACTGCAAAGTAGACTGTCATGCCCTTTAAATTTACAGTGTGGTCACTTCTTCCACCCTCGGGCCCTCTCTCTGAAACCCCGGATTCCTGTTCTTCTTCCACCTACCCAATACCCGCCTCTCCAAAACTCGATTCTTTCTCGAGTTCCTTGCAGACCCACTTCCTCCTTTTCGTTTGGCTCTCTGATAAAAGCATCTATGGCTTCTTCTGCAACACCAGACACTGACGCAGAGACAGCGACCAAACCCTTCTCTGTGCTCTTTGTTTGCTTGGGCAACATTTGTAGAAGCCCAGCTGCTGAAGGAGTCTTCACAGACTTGGTCAAGAAAAGGGGTTTGGATTCCAAGTTTAACATTGATTCTGCTGGCACCATTAACTACCATGAG GGAAATCAAGCTGACCCAAGAATGAGGGCGGCCTCCAAAAGGCGTGGGGTTGAGATAACATCTATATCGAGGCCCATCCGGCCGTCTGATTTTAGAGATTTCGATCTGATTCTTGCAATGGACAGGCAAAACAGAG AGGATATATTGGAGGCTTTTAATAGGTGGAAATTTAGAGAAACCCTGCCCGCTGATGCACACAAAAAG GTGAAGTTGATGTGCTCCTATTGCAAGGAACATGATGAAACTGAAGTCCCAGATCcttactatggtggaccacaaGGTTTTGAGAAG GTTTTGGATTTACTTGAAGATGCTTGTGGATCATTGCTGGATAGCATCTTGGCAGAAAACAAACAGATTGAGGATTCTTAG